The following proteins are encoded in a genomic region of Rhodopirellula islandica:
- a CDS encoding AsmA family protein, producing MRTCIVIGVVTVFSSLAFAAQLSAQQPPAVQPPARQPPARQENAAPADRYWESRWEFREIDVAKLSERLKSIGIDLGIPLEGNVTVQFDVGVPWTSLTDGAAYRFDGTLSSSRLVVDRFGFLDLRTTVSYRDGVATLSSLTGSTVESSETSNDPTKGEFTGSGSLELVPQGDVSAKLKVDDISLAPITKLVASLFPSYEPMLPKDGELSGVVQFRAPIHRIDDIASYDLEGTLQADALELGGLPPADLKVGKVVMRDGRLRADKIDLQTTPTSNPSAVRMIGQADLPLTGNGPFSFEVAADDLPIGQVSEWIAASEASEQEGLVQGKLDFRIQGTGELSDRAEQLQWNIAGSLASPSIEVAGVDLGSFEHDVRFTPTNFALTPRRQSSDLPARFKVHRVESEYQFTETAFELTSLTATLFGGQVSGQATVPRRDQEDLVVDLNFRDIRPELRLPVSDSIELKIASTLSGVIDWKVPLKQLTDPVAHRGSAELIASSIMLGDASIGDLTANVSANQGEFQFDLNGDLFGGTVQGNSTAQLVASDQWNDLPARLQASQLKFDGVSLDALVDLLARRKMGLTGKATGNVSVNFASPSGLGRVIPGTVIPDTTIPDTTIDLELSQLKYRAQPLSRKLRLAGRIENDVLRIQSLRGDYADGSVSLHGLVYLVDGDGRIHPRFDTRLVASRVDLKRGLWFIGETANSFAGRVSGKTTVTGHTESMRVRGNVDGRDLDIYGLPAGNAHSSIVATADFPSSKWSVDFPSVRSRVGGGQLEGGLLLSSGRSGGVDLTSHWKTRRMDIVRLTDQLGRSSSLASGEISGEISLRGKSIQSIDDLSGRFDFKLGDTRGAAVPGLLAASRFLGPISLANQSFDVGEAKGILGQGVVVLDEFWLGSDNALVQADGKVYLRSGRLDLNALIATGDYRDIAANFTQLAQEYALRSLLPTSAILSVSELLRDRTLVVAVMGSTQNPIVRLRPVETFREETARFLLREGQRLILTGITAGAVDGVDGGF from the coding sequence TTGCGCACGTGCATCGTCATTGGCGTCGTCACGGTGTTTTCGTCGCTTGCCTTTGCCGCACAACTTTCAGCCCAGCAACCCCCCGCAGTCCAGCCACCTGCACGTCAGCCACCTGCACGTCAAGAAAACGCGGCCCCCGCGGATCGCTATTGGGAAAGCCGATGGGAGTTTCGTGAGATCGATGTCGCCAAACTGTCCGAGCGACTGAAATCCATCGGGATCGATCTTGGCATCCCGTTGGAAGGCAACGTGACGGTGCAGTTTGATGTCGGCGTTCCATGGACCTCCCTCACCGACGGGGCCGCCTACCGTTTCGATGGAACACTGAGCAGTTCACGCTTGGTCGTCGACCGTTTCGGATTTCTCGATCTGCGAACCACGGTCAGCTATCGCGATGGCGTTGCGACGCTGAGTTCATTGACCGGCTCGACCGTCGAATCAAGCGAGACTTCCAACGATCCAACGAAAGGCGAGTTCACAGGAAGCGGATCACTTGAATTGGTCCCCCAAGGTGACGTGTCCGCAAAGTTGAAGGTGGACGACATCTCGCTCGCCCCCATCACAAAACTTGTCGCTTCTTTGTTCCCGTCCTACGAGCCAATGCTCCCGAAGGATGGTGAGCTCTCCGGAGTCGTGCAGTTTCGAGCTCCCATCCACCGTATCGACGACATCGCCAGCTACGACTTGGAGGGAACCCTTCAAGCCGACGCCCTGGAACTTGGTGGATTGCCGCCGGCGGATTTGAAGGTCGGCAAAGTGGTCATGCGAGACGGTCGTCTGCGAGCCGACAAGATCGATCTACAAACAACACCGACGTCCAATCCCTCCGCCGTTCGGATGATCGGCCAAGCGGATCTTCCGCTGACCGGCAATGGACCGTTCTCCTTTGAGGTGGCCGCGGACGACCTTCCGATCGGGCAGGTGTCCGAATGGATCGCCGCCTCTGAAGCATCCGAACAAGAAGGACTCGTTCAGGGCAAACTTGATTTTCGAATCCAAGGGACAGGCGAACTGAGCGACCGGGCGGAACAACTGCAATGGAACATCGCTGGTTCACTGGCGTCTCCATCGATCGAAGTGGCAGGAGTCGATCTCGGCTCATTCGAACACGATGTTCGCTTCACGCCAACCAACTTTGCTCTCACTCCGCGGCGGCAAAGTTCCGATCTCCCCGCACGCTTCAAGGTGCATCGTGTCGAGTCCGAATATCAATTCACTGAGACCGCTTTTGAATTGACATCGCTGACCGCCACCTTGTTCGGCGGTCAAGTCTCCGGCCAAGCAACCGTGCCTCGCCGCGACCAAGAAGACCTCGTCGTGGATCTCAATTTTCGCGACATTCGACCTGAGCTACGACTTCCTGTTTCAGACTCCATTGAACTCAAAATCGCATCGACGCTGTCCGGCGTGATCGATTGGAAAGTCCCTTTGAAGCAACTCACCGATCCGGTTGCGCATCGCGGGTCGGCGGAGTTGATTGCTTCGTCCATCATGCTGGGCGATGCTTCGATCGGTGATTTGACCGCGAACGTTTCCGCCAACCAAGGTGAATTCCAGTTCGATTTGAACGGCGACCTCTTCGGCGGAACCGTCCAAGGCAACTCCACCGCACAACTGGTTGCTTCGGATCAGTGGAATGATTTGCCCGCACGACTCCAAGCGTCACAACTGAAGTTTGATGGAGTGTCGTTGGACGCGTTGGTTGATTTGTTGGCACGTCGAAAGATGGGGCTGACCGGAAAGGCAACCGGCAATGTCTCGGTCAACTTCGCATCACCAAGCGGACTTGGCAGAGTGATACCAGGCACTGTGATTCCAGACACAACGATTCCGGACACCACGATCGATCTCGAGCTGTCGCAGCTCAAGTATCGTGCTCAGCCGCTTTCAAGAAAACTTCGATTGGCTGGCCGAATTGAAAACGACGTGCTCCGGATTCAGTCTCTCAGAGGCGACTACGCGGACGGTTCCGTCAGCCTGCATGGACTGGTTTATTTAGTTGATGGCGACGGACGGATTCACCCGCGATTCGACACGCGATTGGTGGCATCCCGCGTGGATTTGAAACGCGGACTGTGGTTCATTGGCGAGACCGCGAACAGCTTTGCTGGACGAGTGTCTGGCAAGACGACCGTCACCGGACACACCGAGTCGATGCGGGTGCGAGGTAACGTCGATGGACGAGACCTGGACATCTACGGCCTTCCCGCTGGCAACGCTCACAGTTCGATCGTTGCGACCGCGGATTTTCCATCATCCAAATGGAGCGTCGACTTTCCCTCGGTGCGTTCCCGCGTTGGAGGAGGGCAATTGGAAGGCGGTTTGCTACTTTCGTCGGGCCGCTCTGGCGGTGTCGACCTGACCAGCCACTGGAAGACCCGGCGAATGGACATCGTTCGGTTGACGGATCAGCTTGGTCGATCCAGTTCACTGGCCAGCGGTGAAATTTCTGGCGAGATTTCACTGCGTGGGAAATCCATTCAATCCATCGATGATTTGTCCGGACGCTTTGATTTCAAGCTGGGCGACACTCGCGGTGCGGCGGTGCCAGGGTTGCTTGCTGCCTCGCGTTTCCTTGGACCGATCTCGCTGGCCAACCAGTCGTTCGATGTGGGCGAAGCCAAAGGCATCCTTGGCCAAGGAGTCGTCGTGCTGGATGAGTTCTGGCTGGGGTCGGACAACGCGCTCGTGCAAGCGGATGGCAAGGTTTACTTGCGGAGCGGGCGATTGGATTTGAACGCGTTGATTGCGACGGGTGACTATCGCGACATCGCAGCAAACTTTACCCAATTGGCACAAGAGTACGCTCTTCGCTCGCTTCTTCCCACTTCCGCGATCCTCAGCGTCTCGGAATTGCTTCGCGACCGGACGCTGGTCGTGGCCGTGATGGGATCCACTCAAAATCCGATCGTGCGACTGCGTCCTGTCGAAACATTCCGCGAAGAAACGGCTCGATTCCTTCTTCGCGAAGGCCAACGATTGATTCTGACGGGAATCACCGCCGGCGCCGTCGATGGCGTAGACGGCGGATTTTAA
- a CDS encoding polysaccharide biosynthesis/export family protein, protein MSCSGHQILFTLGCLLAMASTGCSTLGLSLYPSGATLTSEAKEVLNASRIPGGIARENAKQVLPPRALQPGDALLIEPINLERDLRLPADQVVLADGTLDLGPYGRVIVAGRDLEQAESLIEQQIAHQIRQQESDCQQLRSEQAASEQGSESNRSEPMPEDCDAIAVNVRLLEPVDRFYVLGEVNAPGAYPLSGSETVLDAIVSAGGLTSSANPCQILLARPTDPCECRVTLPVCYREIVQMGNTATNYQIQPGDRVFVASRSCLDELMFWRGSRPCERCSGCNRACRNPEYVTAKPMAMVHDAMIPPGSVGWMRLANERSQVGGLVEPDNIPADQDANLSDYLNTQDAQGNHAGPTSDADVDGELEFAPLSQ, encoded by the coding sequence ATGAGTTGTTCTGGTCATCAGATTCTGTTCACGCTTGGTTGCTTGCTCGCAATGGCCAGCACCGGTTGCAGCACGCTGGGGCTATCGCTGTATCCGTCCGGCGCGACGCTCACCAGCGAAGCAAAGGAGGTGCTCAATGCCTCTCGAATCCCTGGCGGAATCGCTCGAGAGAATGCCAAGCAAGTCTTGCCACCGCGAGCCTTGCAGCCGGGGGATGCTCTGTTGATCGAGCCCATCAATCTGGAACGCGACCTGCGATTGCCGGCCGACCAAGTCGTCTTGGCGGACGGAACCTTGGACTTGGGGCCTTACGGACGCGTCATCGTGGCCGGCCGCGATCTCGAGCAGGCGGAATCACTCATCGAGCAACAGATCGCTCACCAGATTCGTCAGCAGGAATCCGACTGCCAACAATTACGTAGCGAACAAGCAGCCAGCGAACAAGGTTCGGAATCGAACCGGTCAGAACCGATGCCCGAGGATTGCGACGCCATCGCAGTCAACGTTCGGCTTCTCGAACCAGTCGATCGCTTTTATGTGCTGGGTGAAGTCAACGCCCCGGGGGCGTATCCGCTGTCCGGCTCAGAAACCGTGCTCGATGCGATCGTGTCAGCGGGCGGTTTGACGTCCAGCGCCAATCCGTGCCAAATCCTGTTGGCTCGGCCAACCGATCCCTGTGAATGCCGCGTCACCTTGCCGGTTTGTTACCGCGAAATCGTTCAAATGGGAAACACGGCGACGAACTATCAGATCCAACCCGGTGATCGCGTTTTCGTCGCGTCGCGAAGCTGTTTGGATGAGCTGATGTTTTGGCGAGGCAGCCGTCCGTGCGAACGTTGTTCCGGATGCAACCGTGCCTGCCGCAACCCCGAGTACGTCACCGCCAAACCCATGGCCATGGTTCACGACGCCATGATTCCTCCCGGCAGTGTCGGCTGGATGCGATTGGCAAACGAGAGGTCACAAGTGGGAGGTCTCGTGGAGCCGGACAACATTCCGGCGGACCAAGACGCCAACCTGAGCGACTACCTCAACACGCAAGACGCCCAAGGCAATCACGCCGGCCCGACCAGCGATGCGGACGTCGACGGCGAACTCGAGTTTGCTCCACTCTCGCAGTAA
- a CDS encoding dienelactone hydrolase family protein yields the protein MKRKTANQFDQRLLDLYDDFAHGRLTRRDYMKGLAAFAVGGVTVEALEESLSPNYAWAEQVPATDPRIKAETITYDSPQGGGQISGLLARPATGNKFPSVLVIHENRGLNPYIADVTRRLAVAGFLAFAPDALSPLGGYPGNDDDGRAMQARRDRGEMTEDFIAAAKLLDTHKLSTGKVGAVGFCFGGGVVNQLAVRLPDVLDAGVPFYGSQPDAADVAKIKTPLSIQNAELDRRIMAGAEAFNEALAANEVPHESHVYPGVNHGFHNDTTPRYDEAAAELAWKRTLAWFNQHLKA from the coding sequence ATGAAACGCAAGACAGCCAACCAATTCGACCAACGTCTCCTCGATCTTTATGACGATTTCGCCCACGGGCGACTGACTCGGCGTGACTACATGAAGGGATTGGCCGCATTCGCGGTTGGCGGCGTCACGGTCGAAGCACTCGAAGAAAGCCTTTCGCCGAACTACGCCTGGGCCGAGCAAGTTCCCGCCACGGACCCGCGAATCAAAGCGGAAACGATCACGTATGACTCGCCTCAAGGCGGCGGGCAGATCAGTGGTCTGCTGGCCCGTCCGGCGACCGGCAACAAGTTCCCAAGTGTCTTGGTGATTCACGAGAACCGGGGACTCAATCCGTACATCGCCGATGTCACGCGTCGCTTGGCTGTTGCAGGTTTTCTGGCCTTTGCTCCGGATGCTCTGTCACCGCTGGGCGGCTACCCCGGCAACGACGACGATGGACGTGCGATGCAGGCTCGCCGCGACCGTGGCGAGATGACGGAAGACTTCATTGCCGCGGCCAAGCTGCTCGACACGCACAAGCTTTCGACAGGGAAAGTTGGTGCGGTTGGGTTCTGTTTTGGGGGAGGCGTGGTCAATCAACTGGCCGTCCGCTTGCCCGACGTGCTCGACGCTGGGGTGCCGTTCTACGGCAGCCAACCGGACGCCGCCGACGTGGCCAAGATCAAGACGCCGTTGTCGATTCAAAACGCGGAGCTTGACCGCCGCATCATGGCCGGCGCAGAAGCTTTCAACGAAGCCCTGGCAGCCAACGAGGTGCCTCACGAGTCACACGTTTACCCCGGCGTCAATCATGGTTTTCACAACGACACGACCCCACGCTACGACGAAGCCGCCGCCGAACTGGCTTGGAAACGAACGCTGGCATGGTTCAACCAACATCTGAAGGCGTGA
- a CDS encoding outer membrane protein assembly factor BamB family protein: protein MTGFQRYLVVLLSLVLCDSIVDAEDWSRFRGPNGSGVATSSEPVPVRWSPTQNVQWKVALPGAGVSSPIVVGDRVFVTCYSGYGLDRANPGDITDLKRHLVCIDAKSGEMIWEKSIDAVQPEDPYTGAGVPSHGYASHSPVSDGENVYVFFGKTGAFAFDFDGNQLWHTPLGTESDPHRWGSASSPILHDDKVIVTASSESQALVALDKTTGKQLWRQEAKGLDNLWGTPALAKTESDELELVVGVPGEIWGINPDNGKLRWFAQAGESDQANTSAIVDKGVVIVVGGRGSGSMAVQPGGQGDVTDSHVVWTGSDAGRFATPVAYNGYVYSVASDVLSRTNTETGEMEDRVRLSGGSRSSSGGRGGSDYASPIVADGKFYYVKGNGDMFVVDVQDELKQLAVNRTTTETESFSGSPALSNGKLFVRSNKHLYCVVAGPFDESADPAPATEAADSNETAQRGDRGRGGPEGRGGPGGFGRGGFGNRGGGGDRGRGGGRGGPGGQREDSRPDRPQRPPLEEATNH, encoded by the coding sequence ATGACCGGTTTTCAACGTTACTTGGTCGTTCTTTTGTCGCTCGTGTTGTGCGACTCCATTGTCGATGCCGAAGACTGGAGTCGCTTTCGCGGACCGAACGGATCGGGAGTCGCAACCAGCAGTGAACCGGTTCCGGTTCGCTGGAGCCCAACGCAGAACGTGCAGTGGAAGGTGGCTCTTCCCGGAGCAGGCGTCTCCAGCCCCATCGTGGTCGGCGATCGAGTCTTTGTGACCTGCTACTCCGGTTACGGGCTCGATCGAGCCAATCCTGGCGACATCACTGATCTGAAACGACATCTCGTTTGCATCGACGCCAAGTCAGGCGAAATGATTTGGGAGAAATCGATCGATGCGGTTCAGCCCGAGGATCCTTACACGGGTGCAGGCGTGCCTTCGCACGGTTACGCCTCTCACTCACCGGTGTCGGATGGTGAAAACGTGTACGTGTTCTTTGGAAAGACCGGTGCGTTCGCGTTTGATTTCGATGGCAACCAATTGTGGCACACCCCACTGGGAACCGAATCCGATCCGCACCGTTGGGGTTCTGCGTCCAGTCCTATTCTGCACGACGACAAAGTCATCGTGACCGCGTCTTCAGAAAGCCAAGCGCTCGTGGCCCTCGACAAAACGACAGGCAAACAACTTTGGCGTCAGGAAGCCAAGGGCTTGGATAATTTGTGGGGCACACCGGCGCTCGCGAAAACGGAAAGCGATGAGCTGGAACTGGTCGTGGGAGTCCCTGGCGAGATTTGGGGAATCAACCCTGACAACGGCAAACTTCGCTGGTTCGCTCAGGCGGGTGAATCGGACCAAGCCAACACCAGCGCGATCGTGGACAAGGGCGTTGTGATTGTCGTGGGCGGTCGAGGCAGCGGATCGATGGCGGTTCAACCGGGAGGCCAAGGGGACGTGACCGATTCCCATGTGGTGTGGACCGGTTCCGACGCAGGCCGATTCGCGACGCCGGTTGCATACAATGGCTATGTTTATTCGGTCGCGAGCGACGTGCTCTCCCGCACGAACACAGAGACCGGCGAAATGGAAGATCGAGTTCGCTTGTCAGGTGGAAGCCGCAGTTCAAGCGGTGGACGCGGAGGCTCGGACTACGCGTCGCCGATCGTGGCGGACGGGAAGTTCTATTACGTCAAAGGCAACGGCGACATGTTTGTGGTTGATGTGCAGGATGAACTGAAGCAACTCGCGGTCAATCGCACCACGACCGAGACAGAGTCATTCAGCGGGTCACCCGCGCTGAGCAACGGCAAGTTGTTCGTCCGATCGAACAAGCATCTGTACTGCGTCGTTGCCGGTCCCTTCGATGAATCGGCCGATCCGGCCCCCGCCACCGAAGCAGCCGACTCCAATGAGACCGCACAGCGCGGCGATCGAGGCCGTGGTGGCCCAGAAGGACGTGGCGGTCCCGGAGGTTTTGGACGCGGCGGATTCGGCAACCGAGGTGGTGGCGGTGATCGTGGCCGAGGCGGCGGACGCGGAGGCCCCGGCGGTCAACGCGAAGACAGCCGTCCCGATCGCCCTCAGCGACCGCCGTTGGAAGAAGCCACCAACCACTAA